From Kineosporia succinea, the proteins below share one genomic window:
- a CDS encoding cytochrome c oxidase assembly protein produces MTTQVSSTTTPRPADLGRMAAVGTVLVVLALAVAGVAAAGSGAVAPSILQDAGPLVRWGLIYARVIADIAGSVTVGVLLLTAIALPVGKHGQAHRPAFLIAAASSTIWALSAIALLVFNLADVLGSPIDSPGFGSQLVAYTRDIDLGRGLGLTAAGAAVVGLLAAGAVKTSSAAWLAGGSFACLIPTALNGHASSSADHQTAVTSLGLHLLGASVWVGGLIALLLLAPTIKGPVLSNAAQRYSTFALWSFIAVGLSGLINSWLRVGNLGNLGNSYGLLLLGKTVALILLGLFGYRHREATLPDLEAGRKGAFTRLAVVELGVMAVAFGLASALSRTPPPNEGQRTTDLAQAITGYPMPAAPTFARWFTSWQPDLMWVVIAAVVLYAYVAGVVKLRRRGDAWPVGRTISLVLGLALLVYTTCSGPAVYGRVTFSGHMVMHMMLTMIVPPLLVLAAPVTLALRTLAVRKDGSRGPREWLLVITESRYLQFISFPPVAAAVFAGSLVVFYYSDLFELALTTHTGHELMDVHFLLSGYLFAWTMIGVDPGPKRMGFPLRLIVLLATMAFHAFFFLALMNGETVLQPQFFDNLGRTWGEGLLADQQTGGGIGWGIGEFPTLLIAIVLMIQWARSDGREARRHDRQADRDGDAELEAYNQMLAKLSGKKNQSPAEPPSS; encoded by the coding sequence ATGACGACCCAGGTGAGCAGCACGACGACGCCCCGCCCCGCCGATCTGGGCCGGATGGCCGCGGTGGGCACCGTTCTGGTCGTGCTCGCTCTGGCCGTGGCCGGGGTGGCCGCGGCCGGCTCGGGCGCGGTCGCGCCCAGCATCCTGCAGGACGCCGGGCCCCTGGTGCGCTGGGGCCTGATCTACGCCCGCGTGATCGCCGACATCGCCGGTTCGGTCACGGTCGGCGTGCTGCTGCTGACGGCGATCGCGCTGCCGGTGGGCAAGCACGGCCAGGCCCACCGCCCGGCCTTCCTGATCGCGGCGGCCTCCTCCACGATCTGGGCGCTGTCCGCGATCGCCCTGCTCGTGTTCAACCTGGCCGACGTGCTGGGCTCCCCGATCGACAGCCCGGGCTTCGGCAGCCAGCTGGTCGCCTACACGCGCGACATCGACCTGGGCCGAGGCCTGGGCCTGACCGCCGCCGGGGCCGCCGTGGTCGGCCTGCTCGCGGCGGGCGCGGTCAAGACCAGCTCGGCCGCGTGGCTGGCCGGGGGCTCGTTCGCCTGCCTGATCCCGACCGCGCTGAACGGGCACGCCAGCAGCAGCGCCGACCACCAGACCGCCGTCACCAGCCTGGGCCTGCACCTGCTCGGGGCCTCGGTGTGGGTCGGCGGCCTGATCGCGCTGCTGCTGCTCGCCCCCACGATCAAGGGCCCGGTGCTGTCCAACGCGGCGCAGCGCTACTCCACCTTCGCGCTCTGGTCGTTCATCGCGGTGGGCCTGTCCGGCCTGATCAACTCCTGGCTGCGGGTGGGCAACCTGGGCAACCTCGGCAACAGCTACGGCCTGCTCCTGCTCGGCAAGACCGTGGCCCTGATCCTGCTCGGCCTGTTCGGCTACCGGCACCGCGAGGCCACGCTGCCCGACCTCGAGGCCGGCAGGAAGGGCGCGTTCACCCGCCTCGCCGTGGTCGAGCTGGGCGTCATGGCGGTCGCGTTCGGCCTGGCCTCGGCCCTGTCCCGCACGCCCCCGCCGAACGAGGGCCAGCGCACCACCGACCTGGCGCAGGCCATCACCGGCTATCCGATGCCGGCCGCGCCCACCTTCGCCCGCTGGTTCACGTCCTGGCAGCCCGACCTGATGTGGGTCGTCATCGCCGCGGTCGTTCTCTACGCCTACGTCGCCGGGGTGGTGAAGCTGCGCCGCCGCGGTGACGCCTGGCCGGTGGGGCGCACGATCTCGCTGGTACTCGGCCTGGCCCTGCTGGTCTACACCACCTGCAGCGGTCCCGCGGTCTACGGCCGCGTCACGTTCAGCGGGCACATGGTCATGCACATGATGCTCACGATGATCGTGCCGCCGCTGCTGGTGCTCGCGGCCCCGGTCACGCTGGCGCTGCGCACGCTGGCGGTGCGAAAAGACGGCAGCCGCGGCCCGCGTGAGTGGCTGCTCGTCATCACGGAATCCCGCTACCTGCAGTTCATCTCGTTCCCGCCGGTCGCGGCCGCGGTGTTCGCCGGCAGTCTGGTCGTCTTCTACTACTCCGACCTGTTCGAGCTGGCCCTCACCACGCACACCGGCCACGAGCTGATGGACGTGCACTTCCTGCTCAGCGGCTACCTCTTCGCCTGGACGATGATCGGCGTCGACCCGGGCCCCAAGCGCATGGGGTTCCCGCTGCGGCTGATCGTGCTGCTGGCCACCATGGCCTTCCACGCGTTCTTCTTCCTCGCCCTCATGAACGGCGAAACCGTGCTGCAGCCGCAGTTCTTCGACAACCTGGGCCGCACCTGGGGCGAGGGCCTGCTCGCCGACCAGCAGACCGGTGGCGGCATCGGCTGGGGCATCGGCGAGTTCCCGACCCTGCTCATCGCGATCGTGCTGATGATCCAGTGGGCGAGGTCCGACGGCCGCGAGGCCCGGCGGCACGACCGGCAGGCCGACCGCGACGGCGACGCCGAGCTCGAGGCCTACAACCAGATGCTGGCCAAGCTCTCCGGAAAGAAGAACCAGAGCCCGGCAGAGCCGCCGTCTTCGTGA
- a CDS encoding carbon-nitrogen family hydrolase — protein sequence MRVHVLQVAYGDDEPLSERVQRVAALVAEQQGADLVVLPELWAPTGFGYRGWAAAAEPVDGPTITAISAAARSIGAFVHAGSIIEAAAPGADRGPEGRGLWNTSVLIGDEGEPLLTYRKIHRFGFAAGEPDLIEAGDEQVLAEWETAAGPVVAGLATCYDLRFPELFRSLAEQGANLFVVPAAWPAARVEHWRLLGRARAVENQAVMIQCNTAGTHAGVTMGGHSQIVSATGEVLAEAGDNEAVLVADIDVAAIEQYRATFPVLADRRL from the coding sequence ATGCGCGTACACGTGCTCCAGGTGGCCTACGGCGACGACGAGCCCCTCTCCGAGAGGGTGCAGCGCGTCGCCGCGCTGGTGGCTGAGCAGCAGGGGGCCGACCTGGTGGTGCTGCCCGAGCTGTGGGCGCCCACCGGCTTCGGCTACCGGGGCTGGGCGGCGGCGGCCGAGCCGGTCGACGGGCCCACCATCACCGCGATCTCGGCGGCGGCCCGGTCGATCGGGGCCTTCGTGCACGCCGGGTCGATCATCGAGGCCGCCGCGCCCGGGGCCGACCGGGGGCCGGAGGGCCGGGGGCTGTGGAACACGTCGGTGCTGATCGGTGACGAGGGCGAGCCCCTGCTCACCTACCGCAAGATCCACCGGTTCGGCTTCGCCGCCGGTGAGCCCGACCTGATCGAGGCCGGTGACGAGCAGGTGCTGGCCGAGTGGGAGACCGCCGCCGGCCCGGTCGTCGCGGGTCTGGCCACCTGCTACGACCTGCGTTTCCCGGAGCTGTTCCGCAGCCTCGCCGAGCAGGGGGCCAACCTGTTCGTGGTGCCCGCCGCCTGGCCGGCCGCCCGGGTCGAGCACTGGCGTCTGCTCGGGCGCGCCCGCGCGGTCGAGAACCAGGCCGTGATGATTCAGTGCAACACCGCCGGCACCCACGCCGGCGTCACCATGGGCGGGCACAGCCAGATCGTGTCGGCCACCGGTGAGGTGCTGGCCGAGGCCGGCGACAACGAGGCCGTTCTGGTGGCCGACATCGACGTGGCGGCGATCGAGCAGTACCGGGCCACGTTCCCGGTGCTGGCCGACCGGCGGCTGTAA